The region AATCATTACTGTTTAAATTACCGTTGTATTGTGACAATTTTTTGGAAATTGGGGATAAATGAAGCTGACGCATAGACATTTCCAGCAGAGTGGACAAAAAATTTAATGAGAAATTTGAATACTAGAATTTTAGATTAAACATATGGCAGAAGTGTGTTAAATTACGGTTGCATTCATGGTTGTGGTTGTGTCACAACATTTGATATAGCTGAAAATTGTGGATAAATGTGGTTGATGCATTCATAATTACGGTTAAGAAACAGCAGAGAGGACAAGAGTTTTAATCTTTGCCGGTTGTTGCTAAGTGGAATTTAAAACTATTGAGAACTTAGAAGCAATATTTGGCATTTTATAGGTTTTGGCTGCAAGAGGCAAAGAGGCTGTGGATACGGCTCTTAAGGCGGACCTAGTGATTCTGAACACTGCTGTGGCCGGGAAGTGGCTTGATGCGGTTCTCAAGGAAAAAGTTTCGGAGGTTCTTCCAAAGGTTTTGTGGTGGATTCATGAAATGCGAGGGCATTATTTCAAAATGGAATATGTTAAGCACCTCCCTTTTGTTGCAGGTGCAATGATCGATTCCCATACCACCGCAGAGTACTGGAAGAATAGGACTAGGGAGCGTTTAGGGTATGCTTTTCTTGGTTGTGATTTTCAATGTTTTTGCCGCTAGTTTTGAATAATGTAACCTTGGCCACACTGTGCCCTGCAACTGCAATTTAATGCTTTCTATCATGTTATTAAGTGTTTTGGTTGGATTTTGTAGGATTAAAATGCCTGAAACTTATGTTGTGCATCTTGGAAATAGCAAGGAGCTAATGGAGGTTGCGGAAGATGGTGTAGCAAAGAGGGTTCTTCGTGAGCATGTCCGACAATCTCTTGGATTGAGAAATGATGATCTACTTTTTGCCATCATAAATAGTATGATCTCTTCCTTGATGTTTTCTACCCTCACTCATTAACTATGCCAATGTAATTCGTTGGATGTGTTTAGGATGTGTTTGCTTTTGTTGAGAAGGGGAACATGGTTGTAGGCACAAGGAAGAGATGTAAAATTAGTAATTTCCTTCACTTCCGGAGTTACGGTTCTAACATAGATAATTTGTCTTTAGCAGCACTTGTTATGGAATAACCTGATCCATCTGTCTGTCGATTATAGTTTTTCTTATTGCAATCTGGATTAGATAGCTACTCATAATCATAAAATTCCCTTGTGTATGTGAATTGAGAGAGCCTAGGGTCAGCGATGAAGTAGGGATAGGCAAGAAAGGAGATTGTGATGATTCCACAAATTATCACTTTCTCTTTATGTAATTCATCACAAAATTCAATGGTTGAAGTGCATACCAATTTAACCCTCTCCTTTGGTATATATCCCTTTGATTCATTTTGACAATCCTTTTTGCCGGTCTATATTTTGAGCATCAAGGGTGATATAATTGCAGGTGTTTCACGTGGTAAAGGGCAAGATCTATTTCTTCGGTCCTTTTATGAAAGTTTGCTACTCATCCAAGAGAAGAAACTGCAGGTTCCATCTTTGCATGCTGTAGTTGTAGGGAGTGATATGAGTGCACAGACAAAGTTTGAAATGGAGTTACGTAATTTTGTCATAGAGAAAAAAATCCAGGACCGTGTTCACTTTGTTAACAAAACTCTGGCAGTGGCTCCCTACCTTGCTTCTATTGATGTTCTGGTTCAGAATTCTCAGGTATCTTCTCATAATATACCATGCTAAGATGTGCATTAAACAAATTACGTTTTACATTCTATCATCTCGTTTTACAttcttattttgatttgtttctaGCTTCCATAAAGTATTAATGAAAAGTTCAGTGAGGGACTCAAGATAGATTACATAATGGTTACTAGTCCAGTAGTCCCCTGTCTAAAGTTTCACACCTCATAGCCTTCTTGAAACAATCAACGAGTTTTGCCTCAGCCTTCTTTATTTTGTTCACGAAATACATGAATTGTTCTGGTAAATTATTTCTAAATCTTCTTCTCTTCATATTAGGCACGGGGAGAATGCTTTGGGAGGATAACCATTGAAGCAATGGCATTTCGCTTGCCTGTACTTGTAAGTATAAGTTTCCTTGACAATATGCCTTTTCCTgtcttatcttttttttttgtaatgttTACTTTCCTCTAGTTTTGCTCATCAGTTGTTTAGGTCCGGTTTGCTGCATATGCTGCTTTCTTTCTTTATTCATTTCTCATAAATCTCTGTGATGTTActgttttatcttttatttcatttttcatccAGCACACATGCAATCACTTGCTCTTCAAttaaaaagaaaggaagaataaagaagttatttaaattttcattggtcTTCGTGCAGTATTAATTCAAGCATCAAGATGCCTTTTCAATAGCCATTTTTCTTTCCATGCCAAGATTATTGGAATCAGAGCTGAAGTGCTGTTTTGATTTTACAATTTTGCTTGTTCAAGACAGAATTATTTTGTCTTGAAAACCTGAAATGAAATACACAACTAATTCATACTTCGATAAATTTTGCCTGTCATAGGATACATCTTGTGTTTCTTTGCAAACTTAGTTTAGCACTCTCTGACTATTTAATCAAGGCTAGGTAATTGCAATACAAgacattttattttgaaaatcttTATGCATGTTATCATGTCTTATtttgttgtaacaatttttttatgattaaCAATAATCCCAGGGAACTGCGGCTGGGGGCACTGTGGAGATTGTGGTAAACAGGACAACTGGTTTACTGCATCCTGTTGGAAAAGAAGGTGTGACACCTCTTGCAAATAACATTGTGAATTTGGCAACTCATGTTGAGAGAAGGCTGACAATGGGAAAGAAAGGATACGAGAGAGTGAAGGAGAGATTTCTAGAGCCCCATATGGCGAATAGAATCGCATTGGTTCTGAAGGAAGTGTTACGGAAGGGTAGACACAATTAAATTAACCACAGCTTAAGCATACTGTTTTAAAGCTGTAAACTAATTCTACAGGGAAAGGAGAATGGATTGGTGAGAGTGAATGAGAAATTGGTCTATGTATACTGTTGTAAGGGACCGGATCCTCTCCAGTGACAAGACGAATGGATCCTCTCCTGGGTTCTGATATGATAGCTTTCCTTGTTATGGACTCCTCGTGACATGATGGACAGTTGCAGCATCTTCTTGGTACAGATTGGCAGTTCCATCCAACTACAAAATCGAAACTCTTTTCTACAGGTCAGGTTAAAAGTTTCATCTTCCTGTCTGTGATGGATAATAGATTGACTCAAGTAGATGCAAGCAAAATCTTCCACATGCAATGACCAAGCCAAGTATTACACCTTGTATGAAGACATGATTCACAGAACTTAGCATTATGTTAAATTATTCACCCCAAATGAAGAGCATTCAAAGACCCTGATATCAAGTAACTCTCCTCTCCACTATTTTGAAATGTAAGTCTAGCAGGCTAAAAGCCATCGATGATTTTATGGTACTTCATCAACAGAATAAATAGGATAGCCATAGTCCTGCAAGCTTGTAGTTTAGTCACTTTTGGGTGATATTGATGGCAGATGTGCAATTTCTCACCATCATACATTTCTCTTCCAATTCAAGTAATGTTAACTCCTACGTTATCCTCCCCTTTAAACTCAACTTATATATTGTCTTATAATCAATTTCTTTTTACTACTGTATATTTGTTGGGAAACTGTGGCAGTCCGTCTCAACATATGACTTTTATTGAGTTTGAATTTATGTTATCACCCTTATCCGGATTCTAGTTTGCCTACCATCTGGACAAATATCTTGTTGGCATCTTATATTCAATTTGCTGCGATATTAGATGCTAATGTGTACTGCCAGAAAGAAAACTACATAATTAAGAAATTTGTATACCTGCATAAAtaggcaaaaagaaaaagaagggtaTCAGCTTTTAAGTTCAACAGATGAATGCAACTCCTACAAAAGATGATGAGTTCGTTTGACTAATTAACCGAAATATGATggcttattttaaatttaataagtaTATTTCTATTGCGCAGATTGTGAGGTGAAAGATTAGTTAATTTCACAATAATCGGTTATGGaatgcattaatttttttatttagaatCACTTTGAAAAACAATTACTTCACTACTATCAGTTTCCAATTGTGATTGCATCATAAGGTAACCTTGCTAATACACTACAGTACATTGTATGTAAATTTAAATAGGTCTCTCTACAATTACTTCACTACTATCAGTCTCTTTACAAGAACCAAAGTACTTCTCCTCCACGTATCTAGGATTTGTCTagatttcaaaatctcattgaaCAATCAAGCCAACTAATACCTTAGtctctggactgggcgagacataaagaagattatgtcccgcccaaaatgaacaataaaccattgaagatagccatggcgggaagtgcgacacaacgagcttcttcgccctcccttagatgatggacccacaagccagctggaagattcctttggatttgtcttatatgtacagggatttgggccctgattgtcaggcccaaatttaggaaaagtccatgtcatgactttaccctctataaaagggaaggtcatcagCTTGTACAACTTAACCTTTaaaaacatttaatgagaatattccttttgtgatatttttagtactctgctagggtttactttctgtcagtttccgacgtcagatctccctagtacggaacattggcgccgtctgtgggtcttactttgatctactacttgacatagaaggtgcgttttaagatccatggaaactcgttcgtgtggtgtgggccgccgcgatcatcgccggaggggtggtcgtcacggcggccgcggcggtggacggtacaacaaccgcgaagtacctcaagagccggagcaagaggcttcttcggcgggggttcactcggtggcgcagtcaccggtctcgttggtgaatgcagctccaggaagaccttcagatctgatagctagatcagatccaggagtcaggcgacgatcagcgccgcctgagtacgtaaatctggatgacctcaaaaccagcgttccgagaaaagtgccagaggtggtgacgggaatcactccggcggccttgcaacaaatgttggacactttgcaaaaagtacaaagccagaacgagcagttgcaagcccaggtaCAGTACTTAACTCAAcgacaagactataagcaagaacaacggctcgaggccgaagacgttgttgaattccagccttttgttcccgccatcacacgggtgggcataccaaaacatctgcaaacgatggcattagacgccttttcaggcgactcagaccctatggaacacttgcgttattttaacacgaaaatggttattggaggagcaacagatgaggtgaagtgtaggttgttaccatcaacattcaaagggatggcgatgcaatggttcatccgtcaaccgcccttctccattgacaattttactgatttgtccacaaagtttttaactcaattctccgccaataaaactaccaaggcaaccatgtttgatcttatcagcatacatcaacagccaggggagaagctcaagagttacatggcgcgatttagtaaaaTGGCGGTTCAACTGGAGGAGGACAATCCGGATGTTTGCttggcgtctttcaaaaatggtcttCGTGCGGGTGACTTGAATCGGGACTTGACGAGGCGACCAGCAAAAGACATGATGGACCTTCGTgctcgtgttcaggaattcatattaattgagcaggatgatcagaaaaaacaagaaagagaggaaggacgcaagcaagcCCATTCCGGCGGGGTTTCGCAGGATAAACCTAAGgcagggaaggaaaccagggtagcacaaaccccccgtgtaccaagaccgggaccatatcaaaactccaaaccaggatttcaaaatacatggcaccgtaattctcaaggtcccgctgcagccacaactggtcagcatggtACTACGCCAGCTCCAGTTCCACTTACAAAGTTAAATGCGCCCTTAAGCACCATTTTAAGGGCCGTTGGGCAGACAAATGTTGTGCAGTACCCGCCACCACCGCGGCGACCGCCAGCTAATGTagataccaataggtggtgcgagtaccacaaagcgttggggcatacgacggataattgttggaatttgaggcgggaaattgatcgattgattaaggctggtcatctggcaaacttcgttaaagacacagcaacgccagaagtcgctaggatcacccaaggaga is a window of Lotus japonicus ecotype B-129 chromosome 5, LjGifu_v1.2 DNA encoding:
- the LOC130718578 gene encoding uncharacterized protein LOC130718578, giving the protein MARHSPAWLTAMPKNWFPLLVLAAVLSLSTVTLLFIRTTSDSCNASQPHPELHVPPSPEPSLEFMKSKRVLMVSHELSLSGGPLLLMELAFLLRGVGSDVVWITNQKPLQSDDIVYSLENKMLDRGVQVLAARGKEAVDTALKADLVILNTAVAGKWLDAVLKEKVSEVLPKVLWWIHEMRGHYFKMEYVKHLPFVAGAMIDSHTTAEYWKNRTRERLGIKMPETYVVHLGNSKELMEVAEDGVAKRVLREHVRQSLGLRNDDLLFAIINSVSRGKGQDLFLRSFYESLLLIQEKKLQVPSLHAVVVGSDMSAQTKFEMELRNFVIEKKIQDRVHFVNKTLAVAPYLASIDVLVQNSQARGECFGRITIEAMAFRLPVLGTAAGGTVEIVVNRTTGLLHPVGKEGVTPLANNIVNLATHVERRLTMGKKGYERVKERFLEPHMANRIALVLKEVLRKGRHN